From the genome of Buchnera aphidicola (Muscaphis stroyani), one region includes:
- the rpsL gene encoding 30S ribosomal protein S12 yields the protein MTTINQLVRKPRLSKVIKSNVPALGKSPQKRGVCTRVYTTTPKKPNSALRKVCRVRLTNGFEVTAYIGGEGHNLQEHSVILIRGGRVKDLPGVRYHVVRGALDCAGVKERKKSRSKYGVKKVKS from the coding sequence ATGACCACAATCAATCAATTGGTCCGTAAACCACGTTTGTCTAAAGTAATTAAAAGTAACGTTCCCGCATTAGGGAAAAGTCCTCAAAAAAGAGGAGTATGCACGAGAGTTTATACAACTACACCTAAAAAACCTAATTCCGCCCTGCGTAAAGTATGTCGAGTTAGATTAACGAATGGATTTGAAGTAACAGCTTATATCGGCGGAGAAGGTCATAATTTACAAGAACATTCTGTCATTTTAATTAGAGGTGGTCGAGTTAAGGATTTACCTGGAGTTCGTTATCATGTTGTTAGAGGCGCATTGGATTGCGCTGGCGTTAAAGAAAGAAAAAAAAGTCGTTCAAAATATGGAGTAAAAAAAGTCAAATCTTAA
- the fkpA gene encoding FKBP-type peptidyl-prolyl cis-trans isomerase, translated as MFLCIIIYTPQSFSALASLPNIPVQSYLDMKDKFHNNNDKLSYSLGVSLGNYINQSSEKQKKIGIILNKKCILLGVQDSILNKLKLSNQEIISILQSFEEQVNNKKKIEFKKEAEDNLSQGTLYINKFSRMKNVIKTSSGLLYAIEKRGEGEKVQDNSKITVHYKGTFIDGKEFDNSYKKKQPLSLFLKDVIFGWQEGLKYIHKGGKIKLIIPPYLAYGEQGTNNIPSNSTVIFDIELLDVTV; from the coding sequence ATGTTTTTGTGTATAATAATCTATACTCCACAATCCTTTTCAGCATTAGCTTCATTACCTAATATTCCTGTACAATCTTATTTAGACATGAAAGATAAATTTCATAATAACAATGATAAATTGAGTTATTCTTTAGGTGTTTCGTTAGGTAATTACATTAATCAATCCTCTGAAAAACAAAAAAAAATAGGCATAATTTTGAATAAAAAATGTATCCTGTTAGGAGTTCAGGATTCTATATTAAACAAATTAAAATTATCCAATCAAGAAATAATTTCTATTCTGCAAAGTTTTGAAGAGCAAGTTAATAATAAAAAAAAGATAGAATTTAAAAAAGAAGCAGAAGATAACTTATCGCAAGGAACATTATATATAAATAAATTTTCTCGTATGAAAAATGTAATAAAAACCTCTAGCGGATTATTGTATGCTATAGAAAAAAGAGGAGAAGGAGAAAAAGTTCAAGATAATTCAAAAATAACAGTACATTATAAAGGAACATTTATCGATGGAAAAGAATTTGATAACTCTTACAAAAAAAAACAACCACTATCATTATTTTTAAAAGATGTCATATTTGGATGGCAAGAAGGTTTAAAATATATTCACAAAGGTGGTAAAATTAAGCTGATTATACCTCCTTATTTAGCATATGGAGAGCAAGGAACAAATAATATTCCTTCAAATTCTACAGTGATTTTTGATATAGAACTATTAGATGTGACTGTTTAA
- the tusC gene encoding sulfurtransferase complex subunit TusC gives MKTIAVIFSHAPHGSSFGREGLDAVLSISAILKKISLFFIGDGVLQLIKSYQTKKILSRNYVSSFSILPILDIKNFYCCKSSLIERGLFNYRHFVLNTTILNKETLYLKLDNYDAIINF, from the coding sequence ATGAAAACAATTGCCGTAATTTTTTCTCATGCTCCGCATGGAAGCAGTTTTGGAAGAGAAGGTTTAGATGCTGTTTTAAGTATATCTGCTATCTTAAAAAAAATTAGCTTATTTTTTATTGGAGACGGGGTTTTACAATTAATTAAAAGTTATCAGACAAAAAAAATTTTATCTCGTAATTATGTATCTTCTTTTTCTATATTGCCTATTCTTGATATTAAAAATTTTTATTGTTGCAAATCATCTCTGATAGAAAGAGGTCTTTTTAATTACAGACATTTTGTTTTAAATACAACAATTTTAAATAAAGAAACTTTATATTTAAAGTTAGATAATTATGATGCAATTATTAATTTTTAA
- the tusD gene encoding sulfurtransferase complex subunit TusD, translated as MKYTVLVTGPVYGTQNASTAFLFCQSLIKMNHALYSVFFYCDGVLNGNDFTEPATDEFNLVKGWQELFKNYNVQLHVCVGAALRRGVINYQNKSNLKIKKKNLACFFQLSGLVELGYSIQLCDRIVQF; from the coding sequence ATGAAATATACAGTTTTAGTAACAGGACCTGTTTATGGAACTCAAAACGCTAGTACTGCTTTTCTTTTTTGTCAATCTTTAATTAAAATGAATCATGCACTGTACAGCGTTTTTTTTTATTGCGATGGCGTGTTAAATGGAAATGATTTTACTGAACCAGCTACTGATGAATTTAATCTTGTGAAAGGATGGCAAGAATTATTTAAAAATTATAATGTTCAGCTTCATGTGTGTGTTGGAGCTGCTCTTAGAAGAGGAGTTATCAATTATCAAAATAAATCAAATCTAAAAATTAAAAAAAAAAATTTAGCTTGTTTTTTTCAATTAAGTGGATTAGTAGAACTGGGTTACTCAATACAGTTATGTGACCGAATAGTTCAATTTTAA
- the tusB gene encoding sulfurtransferase complex subunit TusB, whose translation MLHTLMKSPFKTDISFFINMLKISDDFLALQDGVLIALNNNVFLNKITFSEAKLYAIKEDVYARGIHKNVSRKFILINYSQFVKLTLKNKKQIIW comes from the coding sequence ATGTTACATACCTTAATGAAATCTCCTTTTAAAACTGATATATCTTTTTTTATTAATATGCTAAAAATATCGGATGATTTTTTAGCTTTGCAAGATGGAGTTTTAATTGCATTAAATAATAATGTTTTTTTAAATAAAATAACGTTTTCAGAAGCAAAATTATATGCAATAAAAGAAGATGTTTATGCTAGGGGTATTCACAAGAATGTTTCAAGAAAATTTATTCTCATAAACTATTCTCAATTTGTTAAGTTAACATTAAAAAATAAAAAACAAATAATTTGGTGA